One window of the Desulfovibrio sp. genome contains the following:
- a CDS encoding sensor domain-containing diguanylate cyclase — protein sequence MHKNYAFRTNFFICLIIIIGFSVTSVISYRSNMDTLKKEAESVTRLASEGMMYQIDAIFAQSIHISQTMAHDSFLINFLSQEKENLKNPSYTQNIKEYLSAYKKKYNYDSVFLVSMQTDRYYNFTGVDRIVNHSAPENKWVREFIAANNEFSLNIDNDKADHDTITVFVNCGVRNKNNEIVGIVGVGFKVNTVQAMLTKYEQQFAVQTYLMNEHGKVQISSAGHGATSDAFAQQTFAAVKNTLKKNNSDCSDIWYSANGANGYAVTRYLPAPNMYLVTDKNTSEIIKQIRTKYYTGAVIVLFTTLIVIIIVTTIIRRYKNKIVSITISEELKYHTILQNATSQIYDSIIEFDITNDIACGEGTKKFLQQLDLKPGTSYSAMLQAIVSKHIHPDHAALFMDTFSPDAVRRALEENRNKLSCDFLYATDKGKYVWLRETGYVLRWAENDSIHIVICRQNIDKEKKLELSLQEMAQKDGLTGLYNKMTTHDLIEKRLARHECDRGLLAMIMLDIDNFKELNDSLGHVAGDRIIQEFAQSIRAGFAADDIVGRVGGDEFVVLTLQQDEEALRKKADDLCRTIHSASFGGDAHHLAASIGVVIFPRHGKTFGDLYARADAALYRAKQNGKNTFVIFDKTFAA from the coding sequence ATGCACAAGAACTACGCTTTCAGAACGAATTTTTTCATCTGCCTGATTATCATCATTGGCTTTTCCGTCACCTCGGTGATCAGCTACCGCTCCAACATGGATACGCTGAAGAAAGAGGCTGAAAGCGTAACCCGCCTTGCATCTGAAGGCATGATGTACCAGATTGACGCTATCTTCGCTCAATCCATACACATTTCGCAGACAATGGCGCACGACAGTTTTTTGATCAATTTCCTCTCGCAGGAAAAAGAAAACCTCAAAAATCCCTCCTACACGCAAAACATCAAAGAATATCTGTCTGCCTACAAAAAAAAGTACAATTATGACTCTGTCTTTCTTGTCTCCATGCAAACAGACAGATACTACAACTTTACTGGTGTGGACAGAATCGTTAATCACTCTGCACCTGAAAATAAATGGGTGCGTGAATTTATTGCTGCCAACAACGAATTTTCACTCAATATCGACAACGACAAGGCCGATCACGACACTATTACAGTTTTTGTAAACTGCGGTGTTCGCAATAAAAATAACGAAATAGTCGGAATTGTTGGTGTTGGCTTTAAGGTAAATACCGTACAGGCCATGCTTACCAAGTACGAGCAGCAGTTTGCGGTACAAACCTACCTGATGAATGAGCATGGCAAGGTGCAGATTTCTTCCGCCGGGCATGGGGCCACCTCCGATGCCTTTGCCCAGCAGACCTTTGCCGCCGTTAAAAACACGCTGAAGAAAAACAATTCCGACTGCTCGGATATCTGGTATTCCGCCAATGGGGCCAACGGCTATGCCGTTACCCGCTATCTGCCTGCGCCCAACATGTATCTGGTTACAGACAAAAATACGTCTGAAATCATCAAGCAGATAAGAACAAAATACTACACTGGCGCTGTAATCGTTTTATTTACCACACTCATTGTCATAATCATTGTAACAACAATCATACGCAGATACAAAAACAAGATTGTATCCATCACAATTTCAGAGGAACTGAAGTACCATACCATATTACAGAATGCCACTTCCCAGATATACGACAGCATTATTGAATTTGACATTACAAATGATATTGCCTGTGGCGAGGGAACAAAAAAGTTTTTGCAGCAGCTTGATCTCAAACCTGGCACTTCATATAGCGCAATGCTGCAGGCCATTGTATCCAAACATATTCATCCAGATCATGCTGCACTGTTCATGGATACATTCAGCCCGGATGCCGTGCGCAGGGCTCTGGAAGAAAACCGCAACAAGCTGAGCTGCGACTTTCTGTACGCCACGGACAAGGGCAAATATGTATGGCTTCGTGAAACCGGCTATGTGTTGCGCTGGGCAGAAAACGATTCAATCCACATAGTTATTTGCCGCCAGAATATTGATAAAGAAAAAAAGCTTGAGCTCAGCCTGCAGGAAATGGCGCAAAAAGACGGCCTGACCGGTCTCTACAACAAGATGACCACGCATGACCTGATTGAAAAACGTCTTGCCAGGCACGAATGCGACCGCGGCCTTCTTGCCATGATCATGCTCGACATAGACAACTTCAAGGAACTCAACGATTCGTTGGGCCATGTGGCGGGCGACAGGATCATTCAGGAATTTGCGCAGAGCATACGCGCGGGCTTTGCTGCAGATGACATTGTGGGCCGAGTTGGCGGTGATGAATTTGTGGTACTGACCCTGCAGCAGGACGAGGAAGCCCTGCGCAAGAAGGCCGATGATCTTTGCCGCACCATACACAGCGCTTCATTTGGCGGTGATGCCCACCATCTGGCCGCAAGTATTGGCGTCGTCATTTTCCCACGGCATGGCAAAACATTTGGCGATCTTTACGCCAGAGCAGATGCCGCCCTGTACCGTGCCAAGCAGAACGGCAAAAATACCTTTGTCATTTTTGACAAAACCTTTGCTGCCTAG
- a CDS encoding LysR family transcriptional regulator, with amino-acid sequence MEVSDLRTFMAVMDSGSISHAAKILHRVPSGITARIMQMEEDLGVQLFLREKKRLLPTARGQTLYTYARKICSLMDEAELCVKGMEPGGRLRIGALESAAAARLPEILARLHAEYPSVELELVIGTSSSLYVDVLENRLDAVFVVDAPHDDRLERVAAFEERLVLIATSGHAPIHTPDDIGRKAVLAFQGGCAYRNRLVNWFRAYGWEPQHIVELASYHAIVGGVIAGMGVGVVPASVLELCRTNGMLSVHALEHPVCNAVTELVWRKGMASANVAAVCRCLKRCELKSADQPAP; translated from the coding sequence ATGGAAGTCTCAGACCTGCGTACATTCATGGCCGTGATGGATTCGGGCAGCATCAGCCATGCAGCCAAAATTTTGCACCGTGTGCCCTCGGGCATTACCGCGCGCATCATGCAGATGGAAGAAGATCTGGGCGTGCAGCTCTTCTTGCGCGAAAAAAAGCGCCTGCTGCCCACAGCCAGGGGGCAAACGCTCTATACCTATGCCCGTAAAATCTGCTCGCTGATGGATGAGGCCGAGCTGTGCGTAAAGGGCATGGAGCCGGGCGGCAGGTTGCGCATAGGCGCGCTTGAAAGTGCGGCAGCCGCGCGGCTGCCCGAAATACTGGCCCGCCTGCACGCGGAATACCCCAGTGTGGAGCTGGAACTTGTAATAGGCACCAGCAGTTCGCTGTATGTGGATGTGCTGGAAAACAGGCTGGACGCGGTGTTTGTGGTTGATGCGCCGCACGATGATCGCCTTGAACGGGTGGCGGCGTTTGAAGAACGGCTGGTGCTCATAGCCACCAGCGGGCATGCGCCCATCCATACGCCCGACGACATCGGCCGCAAGGCGGTGCTCGCTTTTCAGGGCGGCTGTGCCTACAGAAACAGGCTGGTGAACTGGTTTCGGGCTTATGGTTGGGAGCCGCAACATATTGTGGAGCTGGCATCGTACCACGCCATTGTGGGGGGCGTGATTGCCGGCATGGGGGTGGGGGTTGTGCCTGCCTCGGTGCTGGAGCTGTGCCGTACCAATGGCATGCTCTCGGTACACGCTCTTGAACACCCGGTGTGCAACGCCGTTACCGAGCTTGTGTGGCGCAAGGGTATGGCCTCGGCCAACGTGGCGGCGGTTTGTCGCTGCCTCAAACGTTGCGAGTTAAAATCCGCAGATCAGCCTGCGCCTTGA
- a CDS encoding CidA/LrgA family protein codes for MRTTWKLLWQTAVLTAIFLSCDQITRLTGIPIPGNVLGIVVLFFLLLTGIIKESHISLAAEFLLRHLVFFFVPIAVGLMQWGGVFYDYGWVLAAAIVGSTALPLVIVGFMARGLRRCTDKKEALDKEEAPCRS; via the coding sequence ATGCGTACCACCTGGAAACTGCTTTGGCAGACAGCTGTTTTAACGGCCATATTTTTGAGCTGTGACCAGATTACCCGTCTCACGGGTATTCCCATTCCCGGCAATGTGCTGGGCATTGTAGTGCTGTTCTTTTTGCTACTCACGGGCATTATAAAGGAAAGCCACATCAGCCTGGCTGCGGAATTTTTGCTGCGCCACCTGGTATTCTTTTTTGTGCCCATCGCGGTGGGCCTGATGCAGTGGGGCGGCGTTTTTTATGACTACGGCTGGGTGCTGGCAGCGGCCATTGTGGGTAGCACGGCCCTGCCGCTCGTGATCGTGGGCTTTATGGCAAGAGGCCTGCGCCGCTGCACCGACAAAAAGGAAGCTCTGGACAAGGAGGAAGCGCCATGCAGATCGTAA
- a CDS encoding LrgB family protein: protein MQIVSTFLCVVGTVLAYALVRSLYLRYKHPLINIVAGSAAIIIAVLLLCNIPYATYEPARQVMTLLIGPATVALALPLYRYRHLLLRTALPILASVCTGAFAAMVSAGALARLGGLPQDVVISIIPKGVSIPFAVEVASMYGGIPSLTAAFVVATGTLGSLFGLWGLNVIRIRDPFARGLTMGTISHAQGTAVALQEGEEQGAMGGLAMILAGICTAILAPVAVWIVMRLPLLP from the coding sequence ATGCAGATCGTAAGCACATTTCTTTGCGTGGTGGGTACGGTGCTGGCCTATGCCCTGGTGCGCAGCCTGTACCTGCGCTACAAGCACCCGCTGATCAACATCGTGGCGGGCAGCGCGGCAATCATTATTGCCGTGCTGCTGCTCTGCAACATACCCTACGCCACCTACGAGCCCGCGCGACAGGTCATGACCCTGCTTATTGGTCCGGCCACTGTGGCTCTTGCCCTGCCACTGTATCGCTACCGCCATCTGCTGCTGCGCACGGCTCTGCCCATACTTGCCAGTGTGTGCACCGGGGCCTTTGCAGCCATGGTTTCGGCTGGGGCGCTGGCCCGGTTGGGCGGTCTGCCGCAAGACGTGGTGATTTCCATCATACCCAAGGGCGTGTCCATACCCTTTGCAGTGGAGGTAGCCTCCATGTATGGCGGCATTCCTTCGCTCACGGCAGCCTTTGTGGTGGCCACAGGCACACTTGGTTCGCTCTTCGGTCTGTGGGGGCTCAACGTGATCCGCATCAGAGACCCCTTTGCGCGGGGCCTGACCATGGGAACCATCTCGCACGCGCAGGGAACAGCTGTGGCCCTGCAGGAAGGTGAGGAACAGGGGGCCATGGGCGGACTTGCCATGATTTTGGCGGGAATTTGTACTGCGATACTGGCCCCAGTGGCCGTGTGGATTGTGATGCGGCTGCCGCTACTGCCGTAA
- a CDS encoding transporter substrate-binding domain-containing protein, producing MLRLLRIMSCCLLGLTLAFVRQGVCAPGAVLPVDSANSITIVCMKDNEPLSFTSKAGEPVGFMVDMWRLWGEKVGRPVKFVMADWQESLDILRAGKADIHFSMYITPERARWAKFGPAVSPGMGGVLLAVAAGKKIIDPSQLGDSVVSVLEGSLQEEYMREHFPNVRLLVVKNGSELFLSVVRGEAVGLASNFPSAYGVIDKMGLNSFFMPQAMPLFVRNLHPAVLRNRDDLAQLLDEGLSRISRAEMMALEERWIRNPAHRVWGNVSRPLVLTPTERSWIANHPSVRVAIEDDWHPIEFVDSEGALNGLGLNILQLAGRYLNISMQPVAASVLNDTSSAHQADVEPFLEGTPAADGPWLFTNPVMQLPLAVVTLDSERMVTTSGDLAGKSVGVHDHAGLADYLRAQLPHSKIVTVPNQDVGLAAVQNGQLDALVGLALSVEYLVVNKNLRDLRVGLLPQLQYPMRIAVRSDWPILVDILNKGLDNVPQDQITAVSNRWANLRIERSTDWAFVAQIASVVAFFLGSLISVILIWNRKLARESEARQKALEEARANAYALWQRKQQLRSIVDNLPSLMMLKDADARYIMANKYFETFTGNREEDVVGKSISDFFPPEQAESGIQQDRLVLSTGQVQRTEEVRNDAAGEKHTLEVVRAPLFNPDGSVSGLVYMGTDITERRVAEQALRRVQMEMYQIFNAAGSAMRVIDCNLVVKEVNKTFESSFGYTREEMIGHWCGEHARSDMCDADCVGKRILDGAARATSRQKRLRKDGSVVYCDMVATPFLSPDGELLGIIEDCRDITDLVESQKAAEQASKAKSEFLANMSHEIRTPMNAVVGLTHLTLRTKLTATQRNYLKNIDSSAKSLLRIIDDILDFSKIEAGRMDMEYLDFNLEEVLLGLSSLDTTKPGGRNIELLLRIDRDVPLFFIGDPLRLGQVLTNLVGNAIKFTPMGEVVVRVAMEEQKEQSACLRFTVTDTGIGMGQEQLDKLFLEFTQGDSSTTRRFGGTGLGLSISKRIVELMGGEISAESEIGKGSTFTFTVNLDMQEDQVRRTSLPLKNLQDRRVLVVDDSFSSREILRQELEDMNLRAGMADCGDAALEELVRAAESGDPYDLVLMDWKMPGNNGIQVVRLLRGCRELPYIPTVIMVTAYGREEIMEEAQAEGISHFLIKPVSPSLLHNAILDVFGQRAVDDDPSGLPQDLRIPSRFKGSRALLAEDNEVNQLVAKELLESSGFVVDIVDSGLAALSMAEQAEYAMIFMDIHMPEMDGIEAAGRLRENSRYDRTPIIALTADSMVGDREKSLAAGMNDHLAKPIDPYRLIEVATQWLEWREEKLGKFRASTQNQQS from the coding sequence ATGCTCAGATTACTCCGCATCATGTCCTGCTGTCTGCTTGGTCTGACCCTCGCTTTCGTGCGGCAGGGGGTTTGCGCCCCTGGTGCTGTTTTACCTGTCGATTCGGCAAATTCCATTACAATTGTCTGCATGAAAGACAACGAGCCGCTCTCTTTTACCTCAAAAGCGGGAGAACCCGTAGGGTTCATGGTAGACATGTGGCGGCTGTGGGGCGAAAAGGTTGGACGCCCGGTTAAATTTGTAATGGCCGACTGGCAGGAATCGCTGGATATTCTGCGCGCTGGCAAGGCCGATATCCATTTCAGCATGTATATTACGCCAGAGCGGGCTCGCTGGGCCAAGTTCGGGCCTGCGGTTTCGCCCGGCATGGGCGGGGTGCTGCTCGCAGTGGCTGCAGGCAAAAAAATTATCGATCCAAGCCAGCTGGGCGATTCTGTTGTTTCCGTGCTCGAGGGCTCGCTGCAGGAAGAATACATGCGCGAGCACTTTCCCAATGTGCGCCTGCTGGTTGTAAAAAACGGCAGTGAACTGTTTTTGTCCGTTGTACGCGGTGAGGCGGTGGGGCTTGCGAGTAACTTCCCCTCCGCCTATGGCGTGATAGACAAAATGGGCCTCAACAGCTTTTTTATGCCTCAGGCGATGCCGCTTTTTGTGCGCAACCTGCACCCCGCGGTATTGCGCAACCGTGACGATCTGGCCCAGCTCCTGGACGAAGGGCTCAGTCGCATCAGCCGTGCCGAAATGATGGCCCTTGAAGAACGCTGGATCAGAAATCCCGCCCACAGGGTGTGGGGCAATGTGTCCCGTCCTCTGGTGCTCACCCCCACCGAACGCAGCTGGATCGCAAACCACCCAAGCGTGCGGGTGGCCATTGAAGATGACTGGCATCCAATTGAATTTGTTGACAGCGAAGGGGCATTAAATGGTCTTGGGCTGAATATATTGCAGCTGGCGGGGAGGTATCTGAATATTTCCATGCAACCGGTTGCAGCCTCAGTGCTTAACGATACCTCCAGTGCCCATCAGGCCGATGTCGAGCCATTTCTTGAGGGTACGCCAGCTGCAGACGGCCCCTGGCTGTTTACCAACCCTGTCATGCAGCTGCCGCTAGCGGTGGTCACGCTTGATAGCGAGCGTATGGTAACTACATCGGGCGATCTTGCTGGCAAAAGCGTTGGTGTGCACGACCATGCGGGCCTTGCCGATTATCTGCGCGCGCAGCTGCCACATTCAAAGATTGTCACTGTTCCCAATCAGGATGTCGGGCTTGCCGCTGTACAGAACGGGCAGCTGGACGCCCTGGTCGGGCTCGCCCTCTCGGTGGAATATCTGGTGGTCAACAAGAACCTGCGGGATCTGCGGGTAGGGCTACTGCCGCAACTGCAGTACCCCATGCGCATCGCAGTGCGTTCTGACTGGCCCATTCTTGTGGATATCCTGAACAAGGGGCTTGATAACGTCCCTCAGGACCAGATAACCGCCGTTTCCAACAGGTGGGCAAACCTGCGCATCGAGCGTTCCACGGATTGGGCGTTTGTTGCCCAGATTGCCAGTGTCGTTGCGTTTTTTTTGGGCAGCCTGATAAGTGTCATCCTGATATGGAACCGCAAACTGGCGCGCGAATCAGAAGCGCGCCAGAAGGCGCTTGAGGAAGCAAGGGCCAACGCTTATGCCCTGTGGCAACGCAAGCAGCAACTGCGCAGCATTGTAGATAACCTGCCGAGCCTCATGATGCTCAAAGATGCAGACGCCCGCTACATCATGGCCAACAAGTATTTTGAAACGTTCACGGGCAACCGGGAAGAGGACGTTGTTGGCAAGAGCATATCCGATTTTTTCCCGCCAGAACAGGCAGAATCCGGTATTCAGCAGGACAGGCTGGTGCTCAGCACCGGTCAGGTGCAGCGAACGGAAGAAGTCCGCAATGATGCTGCTGGCGAAAAGCACACCCTGGAAGTAGTGCGGGCTCCGCTCTTTAATCCGGACGGCTCCGTGAGCGGACTTGTGTACATGGGTACGGATATCACCGAGCGCCGGGTGGCAGAGCAGGCCTTAAGACGCGTCCAGATGGAAATGTACCAGATATTCAACGCCGCAGGCAGTGCCATGCGGGTTATTGACTGCAACCTTGTGGTCAAAGAAGTCAACAAAACCTTTGAAAGCAGTTTTGGGTACACGCGCGAAGAGATGATAGGACACTGGTGCGGCGAGCATGCCCGCAGTGACATGTGCGATGCGGATTGCGTGGGCAAGCGCATTCTTGACGGTGCGGCACGAGCTACCAGCAGGCAGAAACGCCTGAGAAAAGATGGCAGTGTGGTCTACTGCGACATGGTGGCAACGCCATTTCTTTCGCCAGATGGTGAATTACTTGGTATTATTGAAGATTGTCGTGATATTACCGATCTGGTTGAAAGCCAGAAGGCCGCGGAGCAGGCCAGTAAGGCCAAGAGTGAATTCCTGGCCAACATGAGCCACGAAATACGCACGCCCATGAACGCCGTAGTGGGCCTGACCCATCTTACCCTGCGCACAAAGCTAACCGCTACACAGCGCAACTATCTGAAAAATATCGATAGTTCTGCAAAATCTCTGTTGCGGATCATTGACGACATCCTCGATTTTTCAAAGATCGAAGCTGGTCGCATGGACATGGAATATCTGGACTTCAATCTGGAAGAAGTGCTTCTGGGTCTGTCCAGCCTTGATACCACCAAGCCCGGGGGCAGAAATATCGAGCTCCTGCTGCGCATCGACAGAGATGTTCCCCTGTTCTTCATTGGAGACCCTCTGCGTCTCGGGCAGGTTTTGACCAACCTTGTGGGCAATGCCATCAAGTTTACACCCATGGGTGAGGTTGTGGTGCGCGTTGCCATGGAAGAGCAGAAAGAACAGAGTGCCTGCCTGCGTTTTACCGTTACCGATACGGGTATCGGCATGGGGCAGGAACAGCTCGACAAGCTGTTCCTGGAATTTACCCAGGGGGATTCTTCCACTACCCGCCGCTTTGGCGGAACCGGGCTTGGGCTCTCCATCAGCAAGCGTATTGTGGAGCTCATGGGCGGCGAAATCAGTGCCGAAAGCGAAATTGGCAAGGGCAGCACGTTTACCTTCACGGTCAATCTGGACATGCAGGAAGATCAGGTGCGCAGGACTTCTCTGCCGCTCAAGAACCTGCAAGATCGCCGAGTGCTGGTGGTGGACGATTCCTTCTCAAGTCGCGAGATTCTGCGCCAGGAACTGGAAGACATGAATCTGCGCGCGGGCATGGCCGACTGCGGCGATGCAGCCCTCGAGGAACTGGTGCGCGCGGCAGAGAGCGGCGATCCCTACGATCTGGTTTTGATGGACTGGAAAATGCCGGGCAACAACGGCATTCAGGTGGTGCGCCTGCTGCGGGGCTGCCGCGAACTGCCGTACATTCCTACCGTGATTATGGTTACGGCCTACGGGCGTGAAGAAATCATGGAAGAAGCTCAGGCCGAAGGTATCAGCCATTTTCTTATCAAACCTGTGAGCCCCTCGCTGCTGCATAACGCCATTCTGGATGTGTTTGGGCAACGGGCTGTGGATGATGACCCCTCTGGCCTGCCGCAGGATCTGCGCATTCCTTCACGCTTCAAAGGCAGCAGGGCACTGTTGGCCGAAGACAACGAGGTGAACCAGCTTGTGGCCAAGGAACTGCTGGAATCATCGGGCTTTGTCGTGGATATAGTGGATTCTGGCCTTGCCGCTTTAAGCATGGCCGAGCAGGCGGAATATGCAATGATATTCATGGACATTCATATGCCCGAAATGGATGGCATTGAGGCCGCCGGCCGGCTGCGGGAAAATAGCCGCTATGACCGCACGCCCATTATTGCCCTTACTGCAGACAGTATGGTGGGTGACAGGGAAAAAAGTCTTGCAGCTGGTATGAACGACCATCTGGCAAAGCCCATTGATCCATACCGGCTTATTGAAGTGGCTACCCAGTGGCTGGAATGGCGCGAGGAAAAGCTGGGCAAGTTCCGCGCGAGTACGCAGAATCAGCAGAGCTAG
- the rfaD gene encoding ADP-glyceromanno-heptose 6-epimerase — MYIVTGGAGFIGSAMLWRLNRAGITDIMVVDNLGSSEKWKNLVNRRYTRYVHRDQFMNMLRANALGGPVEAVLHFGACSATTQTDADFLMANNTAFTVELCRFALEHEARFINASSASTYGNGSQGFSDSPEKTHLLKPLNMYGYSKHLFDLWILDNKLQNSVASLKFFNVYGPNEYHKGDMRSVVCKAYEEITATGKLRLFKSCSPDFADGEQMRDFVYVKDCVELIFWMLENPHINGILNVGTGKAQTWNNLARALFTAMGKTPHIDYVDMPEKLKGKYQNFTQADMSWMQEKHCPWAFTTLEQGIADYVNNYLSQEDPHLEMLA; from the coding sequence ATGTACATCGTTACCGGAGGCGCGGGCTTTATTGGAAGCGCCATGCTCTGGCGCCTGAACCGTGCGGGTATTACTGACATCATGGTTGTCGACAACCTTGGCTCTTCAGAAAAATGGAAGAACCTCGTCAACCGGCGCTATACACGTTATGTGCACCGCGACCAGTTCATGAACATGCTGCGCGCAAACGCACTGGGCGGTCCGGTCGAGGCAGTACTGCACTTCGGGGCATGCTCTGCCACCACGCAAACAGACGCAGATTTTCTGATGGCGAACAACACGGCATTTACCGTTGAGCTGTGCCGCTTTGCCCTCGAACACGAGGCCCGGTTTATCAATGCCAGTTCTGCCTCCACCTACGGCAATGGCTCGCAGGGATTTTCAGACAGCCCCGAAAAAACACATCTGCTCAAGCCGCTGAACATGTACGGCTATTCCAAGCACCTGTTTGACCTGTGGATTCTGGACAACAAGTTGCAAAACAGCGTGGCCAGCCTCAAGTTTTTTAATGTCTACGGGCCGAATGAATACCACAAGGGTGATATGCGTAGCGTTGTCTGCAAGGCTTATGAAGAAATTACTGCCACAGGAAAGCTGCGACTATTCAAGTCTTGCAGCCCCGATTTTGCTGATGGCGAGCAGATGCGTGATTTTGTCTATGTAAAAGACTGCGTGGAACTTATTTTCTGGATGCTTGAGAACCCGCACATCAACGGTATCCTTAATGTGGGCACAGGCAAGGCGCAAACCTGGAACAACCTGGCACGCGCACTTTTTACAGCCATGGGCAAAACGCCGCACATCGACTACGTGGACATGCCGGAAAAATTAAAGGGAAAATACCAGAATTTCACTCAGGCTGATATGAGCTGGATGCAGGAAAAGCATTGTCCCTGGGCCTTCACCACCCTGGAGCAGGGAATTGCCGACTATGTGAACAATTATCTGAGTCAGGAAGATCCTCACTTAGAGATGCTCGCCTGA
- the rfbC gene encoding dTDP-4-dehydrorhamnose 3,5-epimerase, with amino-acid sequence MEIVQTSIEDVLLIKPKLWGDTRGYFVETWQQQRYEAAGIQLPFVQDNHSMSAKGTLRGLHYQKTRPQGKLVYVSLGSVFDVAVDIRPGSPTFGKWFGVELSQQNQWQMWIAPGLAHGFVVTSDVAHFHYKCTDYYCPEDEAAIRWNDPTIGIDWPLAEPLLSAKDSTAPSWAEAIGLNRAR; translated from the coding sequence GTGGAAATAGTTCAAACATCCATCGAAGATGTTCTGTTGATCAAACCCAAGCTTTGGGGAGACACCCGTGGGTATTTTGTTGAAACCTGGCAGCAGCAACGCTACGAGGCTGCGGGCATACAGCTGCCCTTTGTGCAGGACAACCACTCCATGTCTGCCAAGGGGACTCTGCGCGGTTTGCATTACCAAAAAACTCGCCCGCAGGGCAAACTGGTATATGTTTCGTTAGGCAGTGTTTTTGATGTCGCCGTAGATATCCGCCCCGGATCCCCCACGTTTGGAAAGTGGTTTGGGGTTGAGCTTTCGCAACAAAACCAGTGGCAGATGTGGATTGCACCCGGGCTGGCGCATGGTTTTGTTGTAACAAGTGATGTTGCCCATTTTCACTACAAATGCACAGACTACTATTGTCCGGAAGACGAGGCGGCCATTCGCTGGAATGACCCCACCATTGGCATTGACTGGCCCCTTGCCGAGCCCCTTCTTTCGGCCAAGGACAGCACCGCGCCTTCGTGGGCCGAGGCCATAGGGCTCAACAGGGCACGATAA
- the rfbA gene encoding glucose-1-phosphate thymidylyltransferase RfbA, whose product MSGWKGIILAGGSGSRLYPLTLSVSKQLMPIYDKPMIYYPLSILMMAGIRDICLISTPEHLPLYKALLHDGAQLGCQFSYVEQPRPEGLAQAFLLAEHHIAGHNTCLVLGDNVFFGHGLPELTHEAMERASGATIFGYHVRDPERYGVVEFDEARRVVSIEEKPAQPKSNFAVTGLYFYDSKVLDIARAVRPSARGELEITDVNNAYLKQGDLHVELMGRGIAWLDTGTHDSLMDAGAFVQAVEKRQGLKVACLEEIAWRNGYITAEDVRALAKPMAKTGYGQYLIELVDAGLGQWK is encoded by the coding sequence ATGAGCGGCTGGAAGGGCATAATTCTGGCGGGTGGATCGGGTTCACGTCTGTATCCCCTGACCCTGAGCGTGAGCAAACAGCTCATGCCCATCTACGACAAACCCATGATCTATTACCCGTTGTCCATCCTAATGATGGCGGGTATTCGCGATATCTGCCTTATTTCCACACCCGAGCACCTGCCGCTTTACAAGGCCCTGCTGCATGACGGTGCCCAACTTGGTTGCCAGTTCAGCTATGTGGAGCAGCCCCGTCCCGAGGGGTTGGCCCAGGCTTTTTTGCTGGCAGAGCATCATATTGCGGGGCACAACACCTGCCTTGTGCTGGGCGATAACGTGTTTTTTGGTCACGGTCTGCCCGAACTTACACATGAAGCCATGGAAAGAGCGAGCGGGGCCACCATTTTTGGCTACCATGTGCGCGACCCTGAACGCTATGGCGTTGTGGAGTTTGACGAAGCGCGGCGCGTGGTGAGTATTGAAGAAAAGCCCGCCCAGCCCAAATCAAATTTTGCAGTCACCGGCCTGTATTTTTACGACAGCAAGGTGCTTGACATCGCCCGAGCCGTGCGCCCTTCTGCTCGGGGAGAGCTGGAAATTACAGACGTCAACAACGCCTACCTCAAACAGGGCGATCTGCATGTGGAGCTCATGGGACGCGGCATTGCCTGGCTTGATACCGGCACACACGATTCTCTCATGGATGCCGGGGCATTCGTGCAGGCTGTGGAAAAACGTCAGGGCCTCAAGGTGGCCTGCCTGGAAGAAATTGCCTGGCGAAACGGCTACATTACGGCGGAAGACGTGCGCGCACTGGCAAAACCCATGGCCAAGACAGGCTATGGACAGTATCTTATTGAACTTGTGGATGCGGGGCTGGGACAGTGGAAATAG